Proteins encoded together in one Deltaproteobacteria bacterium window:
- a CDS encoding 4Fe-4S binding protein, whose product MTDIQKITEPEVRDGTVTAESGTPAKGKSQNRKKHYDPVIISAWCKSCGICSEFCPKNVIGCNDMGTPVVERPDDCTGCRFCEFHCPDFAIAIKERKSGAGSTKP is encoded by the coding sequence GTGACCGATATTCAGAAAATAACCGAACCGGAAGTAAGAGATGGAACGGTGACAGCCGAATCCGGGACTCCTGCCAAAGGAAAATCGCAAAACCGCAAAAAACATTATGATCCTGTTATCATCAGCGCTTGGTGCAAGTCGTGCGGCATCTGCAGTGAGTTCTGTCCAAAAAACGTTATCGGCTGCAACGATATGGGTACGCCTGTGGTTGAACGCCCTGATGATTGCACCGGATGCCGCTTTTGCGAATTTCACTGCCCGGATTTTGCAATTGCGATAAAGGAGCGTAAATCCGGCGCCGGGAGTACCAAGCCATGA